A stretch of the Haloplanus aerogenes genome encodes the following:
- a CDS encoding class I fructose-bisphosphate aldolase, whose amino-acid sequence MIPGADDAITRDGKALILAYDHGLEHGPVDFEPVPQTTDPSTVFDVGTHDAVTAIAVQKGVAEAYYPSYEDDVTLLAKLNGTSNLWMGEPDSAVNWSVDYAAELGADAIGFTFYGGSNHEVEMAEEFRRAQEQAREHDMGVVMWSYPRGQGLKDDTSPDTIAYASRLGLELGADIAKVKYPGSADAMNWAVQSAGDMKVVMSGGSKTSDEAFLSTVREAMDAGASGLAVGRNVFQRENPEAILDGLEAVIFDDASVEEALGATAGLEASD is encoded by the coding sequence ATGATCCCCGGTGCTGACGATGCGATCACCCGTGACGGTAAGGCACTGATCCTCGCGTACGACCACGGTCTCGAACACGGCCCGGTCGACTTCGAGCCGGTCCCCCAGACGACCGACCCCTCGACGGTGTTCGACGTGGGCACTCACGACGCCGTGACCGCCATCGCCGTCCAGAAGGGCGTCGCCGAGGCGTACTACCCCTCCTACGAGGACGACGTGACGCTGCTGGCGAAGCTGAACGGCACGAGCAACCTCTGGATGGGCGAACCCGACTCCGCGGTCAACTGGTCCGTCGACTACGCGGCCGAACTCGGCGCCGACGCCATCGGCTTCACGTTCTACGGCGGTTCGAACCACGAGGTCGAGATGGCCGAGGAGTTCCGGCGGGCACAGGAGCAGGCCCGCGAACACGATATGGGCGTCGTGATGTGGTCCTACCCGCGTGGGCAGGGTCTCAAAGACGACACCAGCCCGGACACTATCGCCTACGCCTCCCGTCTGGGTCTCGAACTCGGCGCCGACATCGCGAAAGTGAAGTATCCCGGCTCGGCGGACGCGATGAACTGGGCCGTCCAGAGCGCAGGCGACATGAAGGTCGTCATGAGCGGCGGGTCGAAGACGAGCGACGAGGCGTTCCTCTCGACGGTCCGTGAGGCGATGGACGCCGGCGCCAGCGGCCTCGCCGTCGGGCGCAACGTCTTCCAGCGTGAGAACCCCGAAGCCATCCTCGACGGCCTCGAAGCGGTCATCTTCGACGACGCGTCGGTCGAGGAGGCGCTGGGCGCGACGGCCGGCCTCGAAGCCAGCGACTGA
- a CDS encoding class 1 fructose-bisphosphatase, with translation MVDTVDAIRDAVAAAAPEIRAGLPGRREAAGAENPSGEQRLAADEYADELLEERLGRIDGVGAYASEERESVVDAGEGYAIAVDPLDGSSNLKPNNVMGTIVGVYDAPLPASGRDLVAAGYVLYGPITTMAFAREGTVTEYLIEDGEATVLNEDVTLPDDPTVYGFGGRVPDWPDDFAAYVDEIESELKLRYGGAMIGDVNQVLTYGGVFAYPALQSAPEGKLRLQFECNPVGYVIESAGGRSSDGTGSVLDVDPEDLHQRTPVYLGNGPLIDRLESALD, from the coding sequence ATGGTCGACACTGTCGACGCGATTCGTGACGCCGTCGCCGCGGCGGCGCCGGAAATCCGGGCCGGCCTCCCTGGCCGGCGGGAGGCCGCGGGCGCCGAGAACCCGTCCGGCGAGCAGCGACTGGCGGCCGACGAGTACGCCGACGAGTTACTGGAGGAGCGCCTCGGACGCATCGACGGCGTCGGCGCCTACGCCAGCGAGGAGCGCGAGAGCGTCGTCGACGCCGGCGAGGGCTACGCCATCGCGGTCGACCCCCTCGACGGCTCGTCGAACCTCAAACCAAACAACGTCATGGGGACCATCGTCGGCGTCTACGACGCGCCGCTCCCGGCGAGCGGGCGCGACCTCGTCGCCGCGGGCTACGTCCTCTACGGCCCGATCACCACGATGGCGTTCGCCCGCGAGGGTACCGTGACGGAGTATCTGATCGAGGACGGCGAGGCCACCGTTCTGAACGAGGACGTGACCCTGCCCGACGACCCGACGGTGTACGGCTTCGGCGGGCGCGTCCCCGACTGGCCCGACGACTTCGCGGCCTACGTCGACGAAATCGAGTCGGAACTCAAACTCCGCTACGGCGGCGCGATGATCGGCGACGTGAATCAGGTGCTCACCTACGGCGGCGTGTTCGCCTACCCCGCCCTCCAGTCGGCCCCGGAGGGCAAACTCCGTCTCCAGTTCGAGTGTAACCCCGTCGGCTACGTCATCGAATCGGCCGGCGGCCGGAGTTCGGACGGCACGGGATCGGTCCTCGACGTAGATCCCGAGGACCTCCACCAGCGAACCCCGGTCTATCTCGGTAACGGGCCGCTGATCGACCGGCTGGAGTCGGCGCTGGACTGA
- a CDS encoding DUF5658 family protein, giving the protein MSTDTAQSQSRETVGPAVGSAYLDAVATRTTAHASWLWAVALASLVADGVLTIYGIRLGLTEVNPVAADLIASVGALSALALLKGGAVGVAVAGWVVMPDDYRGLVPAGLALPWVVASVMNVVAVGLAL; this is encoded by the coding sequence ATGTCGACCGATACTGCACAGTCCCAGTCGCGGGAGACGGTCGGACCGGCCGTCGGGAGTGCGTATCTCGACGCCGTCGCGACGCGGACGACGGCGCACGCGTCGTGGCTCTGGGCCGTCGCTCTCGCGAGCCTCGTCGCCGACGGCGTCCTCACGATCTACGGTATTCGCCTCGGGCTGACCGAGGTCAACCCCGTCGCCGCGGATCTCATCGCCAGCGTGGGGGCGCTCTCCGCGCTCGCACTCCTGAAAGGCGGCGCTGTCGGCGTCGCCGTCGCCGGGTGGGTCGTGATGCCCGACGACTACCGGGGGCTGGTTCCCGCCGGTCTCGCTCTCCCGTGGGTCGTCGCGTCGGTGATGAACGTCGTCGCCGTCGGCCTCGCGCTGTAG
- a CDS encoding RNA-guided endonuclease InsQ/TnpB family protein, protein MTEFTKTLELKLVAPNAHKRQKLRETREAYQNALHDAFDAGCTTQTEANDVVVNYDLSGYAKNALKKYVPQLTTTDNAGELHDDHPVRFTNEGLRLDHKPENAIEWYVKIPHHEDYHLWMPAQPNPEQRDWLEALNAGDAEMGESRLFERDGTWFIHVTATRDVEDGSEASAEERTPIGVDIGEASLVTVCHRDDHSSPTAPELWADEGKTVRRLRKTYFTATRRLQTRGSERIAESFGDDLWNQIDDVFHRVTREVVEYAESVENPVLVLDDLTYIRESMDYGEYMNRRLHGWGFAKLHAQIRYKAVEKGIPVETVTPRNTSKECHACGEVGHRPRQATFKCSNDACWVGEYQADVNGAVNIADRYLSGESRSREHPNDDDSAEDGARLTAPQDSQADAEVQ, encoded by the coding sequence ATGACCGAATTCACGAAAACGCTGGAGTTGAAACTGGTTGCCCCGAACGCTCACAAGCGTCAGAAACTCCGAGAGACCCGAGAGGCGTACCAGAACGCCCTTCATGACGCCTTCGACGCTGGCTGTACCACACAGACCGAAGCGAACGATGTGGTGGTCAACTACGACCTGAGTGGGTACGCGAAGAACGCGCTCAAAAAGTACGTCCCGCAGTTGACGACGACCGACAACGCGGGCGAACTTCACGACGACCACCCCGTTCGATTCACCAACGAGGGGCTTCGACTCGACCACAAGCCCGAAAACGCAATCGAGTGGTACGTCAAAATCCCGCACCACGAGGACTACCACCTCTGGATGCCAGCACAGCCGAACCCCGAACAACGGGACTGGCTCGAAGCGTTGAACGCTGGTGACGCGGAGATGGGCGAGAGTCGGCTGTTCGAGCGGGACGGGACGTGGTTTATCCACGTCACCGCCACCCGCGACGTGGAGGACGGTTCCGAGGCGTCCGCCGAGGAACGGACGCCCATCGGTGTCGATATTGGGGAAGCGTCACTCGTCACGGTGTGTCACCGCGACGACCACAGTTCTCCGACCGCTCCCGAACTGTGGGCCGATGAGGGGAAGACCGTTCGTCGGCTCCGCAAGACCTACTTCACCGCCACGAGGCGGCTTCAGACGCGCGGAAGCGAGCGTATCGCAGAGTCGTTCGGTGACGACCTGTGGAACCAGATAGACGACGTGTTCCACCGCGTCACCCGCGAAGTCGTGGAATACGCCGAGTCCGTCGAGAATCCCGTTCTCGTTCTGGACGACCTGACGTATATACGGGAGTCGATGGACTACGGCGAGTATATGAACCGCCGACTCCACGGATGGGGGTTCGCCAAACTCCACGCGCAGATACGCTACAAGGCCGTCGAGAAGGGTATCCCCGTCGAGACGGTGACCCCGCGCAACACCTCGAAGGAGTGCCACGCTTGCGGTGAGGTGGGGCATCGCCCGCGACAGGCGACGTTCAAGTGTTCGAACGACGCTTGCTGGGTGGGCGAGTATCAAGCGGACGTGAACGGAGCGGTGAACATCGCCGACCGCTACCTCAGCGGAGAGAGTCGTTCCAGAGAACACCCGAACGACGATGACTCGGCTGAGGATGGGGCGCGTTTGACCGCGCCACAAGACAGCCAAGCCGATGCTGAAGTCCAGTAA
- a CDS encoding phosphotransferase, producing the protein MAGFPRLQAREEVNHGDYNPKNVFTTRDATTTLWVIDPEFACWGDPAWDVASQLAHLYVAAIHVGDRPREYLDAATRFWDVYRSRVPWELDTAVATEVAILLLARVDGRATLEYLTASDVERLRRVGRASLTERSPTLPLVEGHVRAACL; encoded by the coding sequence GTGGCGGGATTTCCGCGTCTTCAGGCGCGGGAGGAGGTCAATCACGGCGACTACAACCCCAAGAACGTCTTCACCACTCGCGACGCGACCACGACACTCTGGGTGATCGATCCCGAATTCGCTTGCTGGGGCGATCCCGCCTGGGACGTCGCGTCGCAACTTGCCCACCTGTACGTCGCCGCGATTCACGTCGGCGACCGTCCGCGAGAGTATCTCGACGCAGCCACACGGTTCTGGGACGTGTATCGCAGTCGTGTTCCGTGGGAACTCGACACAGCGGTCGCGACCGAAGTCGCCATTCTGTTGCTCGCCCGAGTCGACGGACGGGCAACACTCGAGTACCTCACAGCATCCGACGTGGAGCGACTCCGTAGGGTCGGTCGAGCGAGTCTCACCGAACGGTCGCCGACGCTTCCGCTCGTCGAAGGCCACGTCCGAGCAGCGTGCCTCTGA
- a CDS encoding HpcH/HpaI aldolase/citrate lyase family protein produces the protein MARRTVLFSPGDRPDMCRKAPSTGADTVVFDLEDAVAPARKAEARAAVADLLTDPDFDPAVEVAVRVAADADAAATDLDAVADANRLDAVMVPKANADSVARVADLCSHPILALIETAAGVLDAREVATVPAVDALCFGAEDLAADLGATRTDEGTEVLYAREHVVLSARAAGVDAVDTVYTDLDDHEGLRAETRFAATLGYDGKMVVHPAQVDVVHDALAPDAEAVAWARRVLDARDDADGRGVFEVDGEMIDAPLIARAERILERVPDDE, from the coding sequence ATGGCCCGCCGCACCGTCCTGTTCTCGCCGGGCGACCGCCCCGACATGTGCCGGAAGGCGCCGTCGACCGGTGCCGACACCGTCGTCTTCGACCTCGAAGACGCCGTCGCGCCGGCGCGGAAGGCCGAGGCACGGGCGGCCGTTGCGGACCTCCTCACCGATCCCGACTTCGACCCCGCCGTCGAGGTGGCGGTCCGCGTCGCCGCCGACGCCGACGCTGCGGCGACTGATCTCGACGCGGTGGCGGACGCCAACCGTCTCGATGCGGTGATGGTTCCGAAAGCGAACGCCGACAGCGTCGCGCGTGTGGCCGACTTGTGTTCCCACCCCATCCTCGCGCTGATCGAGACGGCGGCCGGCGTCCTCGACGCCCGCGAGGTGGCGACCGTCCCAGCCGTCGACGCCCTGTGTTTCGGCGCGGAGGATCTCGCGGCCGACCTCGGTGCGACCCGGACCGACGAGGGAACCGAAGTGCTGTACGCCCGCGAACACGTCGTGCTGTCGGCGCGGGCGGCGGGCGTCGACGCCGTGGATACGGTCTATACGGACCTCGACGACCACGAGGGCTTGCGTGCCGAAACTCGATTCGCGGCGACGCTCGGGTACGACGGAAAGATGGTCGTCCACCCCGCACAGGTGGACGTGGTTCACGACGCCCTCGCGCCCGACGCGGAGGCGGTGGCGTGGGCGCGTCGCGTCCTCGACGCCCGCGACGACGCCGACGGTCGCGGCGTCTTCGAAGTGGACGGCGAGATGATCGACGCACCGCTGATCGCTCGTGCCGAGCGAATTCTGGAGCGGGTTCCGGACGACGAATGA
- the tnpA gene encoding IS200/IS605 family transposase, producing the protein MKTTWHATYNLNYHIVWLPKCRQSALVNEVADRVRTILHEIADDKGLEILDLTVQPDHVHLFVSSPPKHAPSLLSNWFEGISSRKYNHRYADHDGEKIRWARGYYAGTAGHVSSETVTNYIQRHEEDDS; encoded by the coding sequence ATGAAGACCACATGGCACGCGACCTACAACCTCAACTACCACATAGTGTGGTTGCCGAAGTGCCGTCAATCGGCACTCGTCAACGAGGTCGCAGACCGTGTGCGAACCATCCTCCACGAAATTGCCGACGACAAGGGCCTCGAAATACTCGACCTGACCGTTCAGCCCGACCACGTTCACCTGTTCGTCAGTAGCCCACCGAAGCACGCTCCGTCCCTTCTCTCCAACTGGTTCGAGGGGATTTCCTCACGGAAATACAACCACCGCTACGCTGACCACGACGGTGAGAAGATTCGATGGGCAAGGGGGTACTACGCAGGAACGGCGGGCCACGTATCCAGCGAGACGGTCACGAACTACATCCAGCGCCACGAGGAGGACGATTCATGA